Proteins from a genomic interval of Pseudomonas sp. RC10:
- the bioB gene encoding biotin synthase BioB yields the protein MSASINATLRHDWTLAEVRALFTQPFNDLLFQAQTVHRAHFDANRVQVSTLLSIKTGACPEDCKYCPQSGHYNTGLEKEKLMQVQQVLEEAARAKAIGSTRFCMGAAWKHPSAKDMPYVLEMVKGVKAMGLETCMTLGKLDQDQTKALADAGLDYYNHNLDTSPDFYTSIITTRTYSERLQTLAYVRDAGMKICSGGILGMGESLDDRANLLIQLANLPEHPESVPINMLVKVAGTPLANAEDVDPFDFIRMLAVARILIPQSHVRLSAGREAMNDQMQALAFFAGANSIFYGDKLLTTANPQADKDMLLFSRLGIQPEAREEHSDEVHQAAIEQALIEQKSSEMFYDAAV from the coding sequence ATGAGCGCCAGCATCAATGCCACTTTGCGTCACGACTGGACCTTAGCCGAGGTCAGGGCGCTGTTCACACAGCCGTTCAATGACCTGCTGTTTCAGGCGCAAACCGTGCATCGCGCTCATTTCGACGCCAACCGCGTTCAAGTCTCCACCCTGCTGTCGATCAAAACCGGCGCCTGCCCGGAAGATTGCAAGTACTGCCCGCAATCCGGTCACTACAACACCGGCCTCGAAAAAGAAAAGCTGATGCAGGTCCAGCAAGTGCTGGAAGAAGCTGCGCGCGCCAAGGCGATCGGTTCGACCCGTTTCTGCATGGGCGCTGCGTGGAAACACCCGTCCGCCAAAGACATGCCGTACGTGCTGGAGATGGTCAAAGGCGTGAAAGCCATGGGCCTGGAAACGTGCATGACCCTGGGCAAGCTCGATCAGGATCAGACCAAGGCGCTGGCTGATGCGGGCCTGGACTACTACAACCACAACCTCGATACCTCGCCGGATTTCTACACCAGCATCATCACCACCCGCACCTACAGCGAGCGTCTGCAGACCCTGGCGTACGTGCGGGATGCGGGCATGAAGATCTGCTCCGGCGGCATCCTGGGCATGGGCGAGTCGCTGGACGACCGCGCCAACCTGCTGATCCAACTGGCCAACCTGCCAGAGCACCCGGAGTCGGTGCCAATCAACATGTTGGTGAAAGTTGCGGGTACGCCGCTGGCCAATGCCGAAGACGTCGATCCATTCGACTTCATCCGCATGCTGGCCGTGGCGCGCATCCTGATACCGCAATCTCACGTGCGCCTCTCCGCAGGCCGCGAAGCGATGAACGATCAGATGCAAGCCCTGGCGTTCTTCGCCGGTGCCAACTCGATTTTCTACGGCGACAAACTGCTGACCACCGCCAACCCGCAGGCTGACAAGGACATGCTGCTGTTCTCGCGTCTGGGCATTCAGCCGGAAGCCCGTGAAGAGCATTCGGACGAAGTGCATCAGGCAGCGATCGAACAGGCGCTGATCGAGCAGAAGAGCAGCGAGATGTTTTACGACGCGGCGGTTTAA
- the bioF gene encoding 8-amino-7-oxononanoate synthase, whose amino-acid sequence MSFDLSARLAARRADHLYRQRPLLQSPQGPEVVVDGQPLLAFCNNDYMGLANHPDVVAAWKAGAERWGVGGGASHLVIGHSTPHHELEEALADLTGRPRALLFSNGYMANLGAVTALVGQGDTVLEDRLNHASLLDAGLLSGARFSRYLHNDPDSLNTRLEKAVGDTLVVTDGVFSMDGDIADLPALAKVAKAKNAWLMVDDAHGFGPLGANGAGVVEHFGLSMEEVPVLIGTLGKSFGTAGAFVTGSEELIETLIQFARPYIYTTSQPPALACATLKSLELLRREHWRREHLQALIKQFREGAQAIGLELMDSFTPIQPILIGSSDRALRLSQMLRERGLMVIAIRPPTVPAGSARLRVTLSAAHSEAQVQLLLDALEQCYPLLGTSESVEPQHA is encoded by the coding sequence ATGTCTTTCGATCTGAGCGCACGTCTCGCTGCCCGTCGTGCCGACCACCTCTACCGCCAACGCCCTCTGTTGCAGAGCCCTCAAGGCCCTGAAGTCGTCGTGGACGGCCAGCCCTTGCTGGCGTTCTGCAACAACGATTACATGGGCCTGGCCAATCACCCCGACGTCGTCGCTGCGTGGAAGGCAGGCGCCGAGCGCTGGGGCGTGGGCGGTGGGGCGTCGCATCTGGTGATCGGCCACAGCACGCCGCACCACGAACTTGAAGAAGCGTTGGCTGACCTCACTGGCCGCCCCCGCGCTCTGCTGTTTTCCAACGGTTACATGGCCAACCTTGGCGCCGTGACCGCGTTGGTGGGGCAGGGCGACACCGTGTTGGAGGATCGCCTCAACCATGCTTCGCTGCTCGATGCCGGTTTGCTGAGTGGCGCACGGTTTTCCCGTTATCTGCACAACGATCCCGACAGTCTGAACACGCGGCTGGAGAAGGCGGTCGGCGATACGCTGGTGGTCACCGACGGCGTGTTCAGCATGGACGGCGACATCGCTGACCTGCCTGCGCTGGCCAAGGTTGCCAAGGCCAAAAACGCGTGGCTGATGGTCGACGATGCTCACGGTTTCGGACCTCTGGGCGCCAATGGCGCAGGGGTCGTCGAACACTTCGGCTTGAGCATGGAAGAGGTGCCCGTGCTGATCGGCACCCTCGGCAAATCCTTCGGCACGGCCGGTGCGTTCGTGACCGGAAGTGAGGAGCTGATCGAGACGCTGATCCAGTTCGCTCGCCCTTATATCTACACCACCAGCCAGCCACCCGCGCTGGCCTGCGCCACCCTGAAAAGCCTTGAGCTGCTGCGTCGCGAGCATTGGCGTCGCGAGCACTTGCAGGCCCTGATCAAGCAGTTCCGAGAAGGCGCTCAGGCTATCGGGCTTGAGCTGATGGACAGCTTCACGCCGATCCAGCCGATCCTCATCGGCAGCAGCGACCGAGCCTTGCGTCTGTCGCAGATGCTGCGCGAGCGCGGCCTGATGGTCATCGCGATTCGTCCGCCGACCGTTCCCGCAGGCAGCGCGCGTTTGCGGGTCACGCTCTCCGCCGCCCACAGCGAAGCCCAGGTGCAGCTATTGTTGGATGCACTGGAGCAGTGTTATCCGCTGCTGGGAACGAGCGAATCGGTGGAGCCACAACATGCGTGA